A DNA window from Halomonas zincidurans B6 contains the following coding sequences:
- the rsfS gene encoding ribosome silencing factor, with product MQIDALKTLAVDALEELKGQDIAELDVAALTSVTDVMLVASGTSSRHVAALANNVVERAKDAGVRPLGVEGQNGAEWVLIDLGDVVVHVMQPETRRLYDLERLWADLPADSEEEVRGGRA from the coding sequence ATGCAGATCGACGCACTCAAGACATTGGCAGTGGATGCCCTCGAGGAACTCAAGGGCCAGGATATTGCCGAACTCGACGTCGCGGCGCTGACCAGCGTCACCGATGTCATGCTGGTTGCCAGCGGTACCTCGTCACGCCACGTGGCGGCGCTGGCCAACAATGTGGTCGAGCGGGCCAAGGATGCCGGGGTACGGCCGCTCGGTGTCGAAGGGCAGAACGGCGCCGAATGGGTGCTGATCGACCTGGGCGATGTGGTGGTCCATGTCATGCAGCCCGAGACGCGGCGCCTGTACGATCTCGAACGACTGTGGGCCGATCTGCCCGCTGACAGCGAGGAGGAGGTGCGCGGAGGCCGGGCGTGA
- the rlmH gene encoding 23S rRNA (pseudouridine(1915)-N(3))-methyltransferase RlmH produces the protein MKLKLLAVGTRMPDWVERGVAEYRQRMPRDFALEVIEIAPGARGKNADVARAVALEGQRMRQRLNGELCVALEVTGQAWSTERLAGEADRWRHSGRDVALLVGGPEGLEPALSASADQRWSLSPLTLPHPMVRLIIAEQLYRAWTLLVGHPYHR, from the coding sequence GTGAAGTTGAAGCTGCTGGCCGTCGGCACCAGGATGCCCGACTGGGTCGAGCGGGGCGTTGCGGAATATCGCCAGCGAATGCCGCGTGACTTCGCCCTCGAAGTGATCGAGATCGCTCCCGGTGCGCGTGGCAAGAATGCCGATGTGGCGCGTGCCGTGGCGCTCGAGGGACAGCGCATGCGCCAACGCCTGAACGGCGAACTGTGCGTGGCGCTGGAAGTCACCGGCCAGGCGTGGTCGACCGAGCGGCTTGCCGGCGAGGCCGATCGCTGGCGCCATTCGGGGCGTGATGTGGCGCTGCTGGTGGGCGGTCCCGAAGGGCTCGAGCCGGCACTTTCGGCGTCCGCCGATCAGCGCTGGTCGCTGTCGCCACTGACCCTGCCGCACCCGATGGTGCGGCTGATCATCGCCGAACAGCTCTATCGCGCCTGGACGCTGCTGGTTGGCCACCCCTATCACCGTTGA